The genomic region GGGGATCGCAACCGAGAGACTGGAAAAGTCGATCCCTGCCATCATGTAGCCAATCGGCGGCATGACGACATTGTCGACGAGGGAAGACACGATTGGAGCGAAGGCGGCGCCCATGATTACGCCGACGGCGAGGTCGATGACGTTGCCTCGCATGGCGAATTCTTTGAATTCGTCAATTATGCTCATGCTGATTGTCCTTCCCTGCTGATATTGCCGTTCCCGTCCTGGGAACGTCGCGCCTTCGTCCTGGAAGGCTGGCACGCGATTCCCGCGGCGAAATGTTAGGGGATGATCTAGCGCAGGACAACGGAACGGCGGCCAAAATCCCCGGAGTAGCATTGGACAAAGGCCCTGGCCGACGGGCATAATGAGGGCGACAGGCGGTGGGGCGCCGAGCGCGAAAGCGGCGACTTTGGGGGATCCGGATGATTGAACGGAAAGAACGCAAGCCCTACTGGCGCCATACCAAGTGGCAGGTCATTGCGAGCATCATACCGTTTCTGGCACTGGTCATCGTTTTGCCGCTCTATGCCGAGCAATTGAACTCCAGCCGGTTCTTAGGGTTTCCGCTCGGGTACTTTCTTGCGGCTCACGGATTTTTCGTGATCGCCCTGATAACGGTCGCGAGCTACGTCAACCGCCAGAATGCCATCGATCACTGGCACGGCGCGCACGAAGATATGTGAGGCGGGAGCATGGCGTTCGGTGCGCGCGCGAGATTGATCAATCCGCGCCTCGGCACGTATTTCAGCATTTTCGCCGCCCTCTATACGGCGCTGTTCCTTCTTGTCCTGATCTTCGAGCAGCTGAAGTTCGATGAGAGCTTCCTGCGCATCGCGTTCCTCGCCGGGCCGATCATCATCTACGCCGTGATCGGCCTGTGTGTCGGCACGAACGACATCCTGTGTTATTTCGCGGCTGGTCGGCGCGTTCCCGCGGCCTATACCGGGCTTTTGCTCGGTGCTTCGGCGCTGGGCGGCACCTTCATCGTGGCGGGCACGGGCGCATTCTTTTTCTCGGGGTTCGATGCCGTCATCCTGCTGATGGGTACCCTCACCGGTTTCGTCATCATGGCGATCGGGCTTGCGCCGTTCTACCGGAAGTTCGGCGCCTTCACCGTCCCGAGCTATCTCGGCCGCCGTTTTGAGAGCCGGGGACTGAGGGTCATCACGGCAGGCATCGCGGCTGTGCCGATGCTGCTCGTGCTGTCGGCAGAATTGCGCATTGGCGGTAACGTCGCGCAGCGCCTTGTCGGCGGCAGCGCCAACAATCTGGTGTTTCTCCTGGCGCTGACGATTGCGATATCGACGGCGGCAGGCGGCAAGCGTTCCTTCACCTGGACGGGCGTTGCGCAATCGATCGCGCTGTTTCTCGCCGTGCTTGGCGTCGCCACGACGATCAGCGTTATGGTGACGAGCCTGCCCATTCCGCAACTCGCGAACGGTCCGATGGTGCGCGGGATGGTGCGGAACGAAGTCAACGAAGGATTGCAGCTCATCAAGGTCTGGCCGATGGCGTTCCAGCTGCCGCCTGAGGGCTTTTCCGCGTTGACAAAGCCTTACACGCAGCCGTTCGGCTCGATCGGACCGTTGGCTTTCATCATTGGTGTTTTCGCGATTGCGACGGGTGTCAGCACCGCGCCGTGGCTATTGCCGCGTGTTGCGGCGACGCCTGGCGTGTATGAAGCGCGGAAATCGCTCGGCTGGGCGACGGTCTTTTCCGGACTGGCGCTCCTCACGATTTCTTCGGCGGCAATCTTCCTTCGAGATTTCACGCTCGAAGCCGTGATGAGCGAGCGGCTCGGCCCGTTGCCGCAATGGCTGCATAACGCGGCGGCGCATCATATCGTGACGTTCGATCAGGCAGCTACACGGCTGGGATTTGCCGGCTTGAAGTTCGATCGCGACGGCGTGCTGTTTGCTTTGCCGCTGCTGGTCGATCTGCCGTCGGCGTTCTCT from Hyphomicrobium sp. MC1 harbors:
- a CDS encoding DUF4212 domain-containing protein — protein: MIERKERKPYWRHTKWQVIASIIPFLALVIVLPLYAEQLNSSRFLGFPLGYFLAAHGFFVIALITVASYVNRQNAIDHWHGAHEDM
- a CDS encoding cation acetate symporter, whose amino-acid sequence is MAFGARARLINPRLGTYFSIFAALYTALFLLVLIFEQLKFDESFLRIAFLAGPIIIYAVIGLCVGTNDILCYFAAGRRVPAAYTGLLLGASALGGTFIVAGTGAFFFSGFDAVILLMGTLTGFVIMAIGLAPFYRKFGAFTVPSYLGRRFESRGLRVITAGIAAVPMLLVLSAELRIGGNVAQRLVGGSANNLVFLLALTIAISTAAGGKRSFTWTGVAQSIALFLAVLGVATTISVMVTSLPIPQLANGPMVRGMVRNEVNEGLQLIKVWPMAFQLPPEGFSALTKPYTQPFGSIGPLAFIIGVFAIATGVSTAPWLLPRVAATPGVYEARKSLGWATVFSGLALLTISSAAIFLRDFTLEAVMSERLGPLPQWLHNAAAHHIVTFDQAATRLGFAGLKFDRDGVLFALPLLVDLPSAFSYLLLAGAVAAALVTASATTVSLAAVLGEDVVQGMSWEPPTTQSRVWIVRGFIVVVAFCGAMLCVTAPSDPLRLVLWALSLTGASLFPVMVLSIWWKRLTVGGAIVGVISGFIAGAFAIMMGEMGTLSTPGAIAGILGLPVSFALAIGTSLMRPEVSRHTVEMVRDIRVPGGEIIYDREMQRLQLRKHSRT